The Mesobacillus jeotgali genome window below encodes:
- a CDS encoding DUF4912 domain-containing protein, translated as MTERQHKLYKLQDQLVAKSLSPGKLLVYWQLQEEKVRFIADYFYIPEDKIIKSLRLYEHNSRRVLQEIIFRPGVSSWMFKGIKPHGNYYVELGVKRSPDTFLPLLKSNLIIQDTSIHLTTVQPTKPGWVGKVSTYTYYENLEGSIHK; from the coding sequence GTGACAGAGAGACAACATAAATTATACAAGCTTCAGGACCAGTTGGTTGCGAAAAGCCTTTCGCCTGGAAAGCTGTTGGTTTACTGGCAGCTGCAAGAAGAGAAAGTCAGGTTCATTGCCGATTACTTTTATATACCGGAAGACAAGATCATCAAGAGCCTGCGCTTATATGAACACAATTCCAGAAGGGTCCTCCAGGAAATCATTTTTCGTCCTGGTGTATCAAGTTGGATGTTCAAGGGAATCAAGCCACACGGTAATTATTATGTTGAGCTGGGAGTTAAACGCAGTCCGGATACGTTTTTGCCATTATTAAAATCAAATTTGATTATTCAGGATACCAGCATACACTTAACAACAGTCCAGCCAACCAAACCTGGATGGGTTGGTAAGGTGAGCACTTACACCTATTATGAGAATCTGGAAGGGAGCATCCACAAGTGA
- the phoU gene encoding phosphate signaling complex protein PhoU encodes MVVRGKFEEDLKTLHEKLLELGNFAVTALNQSLEALENKDIELALKILEDDAEANILEEEINDFAILLIAKQQPVAVDLRRLIVAIKIATDIERMADFAVNIAKSTIRIGKEPLVKPIEHIKQMHQLSVEMLKLSLEAYNEEDLGKARQVAQMDDQVDDLYGQTIKELLSLAQSKPEQLAQITQLSFISRYLERAADHVTNIAENVFYLVKGKRYDLNQ; translated from the coding sequence ATGGTAGTTAGAGGGAAGTTTGAAGAAGATCTGAAGACATTGCATGAAAAATTGCTGGAGCTCGGAAACTTTGCGGTCACCGCACTTAACCAGTCGCTCGAAGCTCTGGAAAATAAGGATATTGAACTGGCTTTGAAAATTCTTGAAGATGATGCGGAAGCTAATATACTGGAAGAAGAAATCAATGATTTTGCGATTTTATTGATTGCTAAACAGCAGCCAGTTGCTGTAGATTTAAGACGTTTGATTGTTGCAATCAAAATTGCGACTGATATCGAGAGAATGGCGGACTTTGCTGTCAATATCGCCAAGTCAACAATCAGGATTGGTAAAGAACCGCTTGTTAAGCCAATTGAGCACATCAAACAGATGCATCAGTTATCTGTTGAAATGCTGAAACTATCTCTGGAGGCCTATAACGAAGAGGATCTAGGAAAAGCAAGACAGGTTGCCCAGATGGACGATCAGGTAGATGACCTGTACGGACAGACGATCAAGGAACTGTTAAGCCTTGCGCAATCGAAGCCAGAGCAGTTGGCCCAAATCACTCAGTTGTCATTTATTAGCCGTTATCTTGAACGTGCAGCTGACCACGTGACAAATATCGCTGAAAACGTCTTTTACCTCGTAAAAGGGAAGAGATATGATCTTAATCAATAA